The following coding sequences are from one Salinicoccus sp. Bachu38 window:
- a CDS encoding Mrp/NBP35 family ATP-binding protein, producing the protein MVTKEQVEEIVGNIDDPILNVPIKETGGIREISIKEEKNHVSVKVAIGRLGGQEQLDLQMKVVNLLKEEGAETVGLRFDELDEEVIEKHRGTSGSEVENRFKDNNTQFIAVASGKGGVGKSTVAVNLAVALAEKGKKVGIIDADIYGFSVPDMMGITEKPGIEDQTIIPVERFGVKVISMAFFVEENTPVIWRGPMLGKMISSFFNEVEWGDLDYLLLDLPPGTGDVALDVHQLLPHSKEIIVTTPHPTAAFVAARAGAMAQHTDHDIIGVIENMSYFESELTQEKEYVFGKGGGEKLAQELQAPLLGQLPLGQPEWNETDFAPSVYTKEHKIGEIYRNIADNVIKEGE; encoded by the coding sequence ATGGTCACTAAAGAGCAAGTGGAAGAAATAGTTGGTAATATAGATGATCCGATACTTAATGTGCCAATTAAGGAAACAGGCGGCATTAGGGAAATCAGCATCAAGGAAGAAAAGAACCATGTGAGTGTCAAAGTCGCAATCGGCCGACTTGGTGGTCAGGAACAGCTGGACCTGCAGATGAAAGTCGTCAATCTGCTGAAAGAAGAGGGTGCTGAAACAGTCGGGCTGAGGTTTGATGAACTGGATGAAGAAGTGATAGAAAAGCATCGTGGCACTTCAGGCAGTGAAGTCGAAAATCGTTTCAAGGACAACAATACCCAATTTATCGCCGTGGCTTCGGGCAAAGGCGGAGTGGGAAAATCCACTGTCGCAGTCAATCTGGCGGTAGCACTTGCTGAAAAAGGTAAGAAGGTCGGCATAATTGATGCGGATATCTATGGCTTCAGTGTCCCGGACATGATGGGCATCACTGAAAAGCCGGGTATTGAAGACCAGACCATCATACCGGTAGAGCGTTTCGGAGTGAAAGTCATTTCCATGGCTTTCTTCGTCGAAGAGAACACGCCGGTCATCTGGAGAGGCCCGATGCTCGGCAAGATGATCAGCAGCTTCTTCAATGAAGTGGAATGGGGAGATCTGGACTATCTGCTGCTTGACCTCCCGCCAGGAACAGGCGATGTGGCATTGGATGTCCACCAGCTGCTGCCGCACAGCAAGGAAATCATTGTGACGACACCACATCCGACAGCTGCATTTGTAGCTGCACGGGCAGGTGCGATGGCACAGCATACGGACCACGACATCATCGGGGTAATCGAGAACATGAGCTACTTCGAGAGTGAACTGACACAGGAGAAGGAATACGTTTTCGGTAAAGGTGGCGGGGAGAAGCTCGCGCAGGAACTGCAGGCCCCACTGCTCGGACAGCTGCCACTCGGACAGCCGGAATGGAATGAAACAGATTTCGCGCCTTCCGTATATACAAAAGAGCATAAGATCGGTGAAATATACAGAAACATCGCAGACAATGTAATCAAAGAGGGCGAATAG
- the glmM gene encoding phosphoglucosamine mutase has product MGKYFGTDGVRGVANTELTPELAFKLGRFGGYVLAGQKSENKTVLVGRDTRISGEMLESALVAGLLSIGAEVMRLGIISTPGVAYLTKEMEADAGVMISASHNPVGDNGIKFFGADGFKLTDDQEAEIEKLLDMEEDTLPRPTGADLGNKSDYYEGGQKYVSYLKSTVDEDFEGMKIALDGAHGSTYSLAPYLFGDLEADTVTVGCNPDGTNINAGVGSTNPDKIVELVKEESCDFGFAFDGDGDRIIAVDEKGNIVDGDKIMFILAQHMKSEGMLKDDMVVSTVMSNLGFYKALEAHGLKSDKTKVGDRYVVEEMRSGGYSLGGEQSGHIIMMDYNTTGDGLLTGVHLASIIKSSGKTLSELADQVETFPQELVNIRVSDKYNVVNNELVAEKIEAVEKEMDGNGRVLVRASGTEPLVRVMVEAETEELARQYSNDIAEVVQKEMGLD; this is encoded by the coding sequence ATGGGTAAATATTTTGGAACTGATGGAGTAAGAGGTGTAGCAAACACTGAACTGACTCCCGAACTTGCATTCAAATTAGGTAGATTCGGCGGTTATGTACTGGCAGGTCAAAAAAGCGAGAATAAGACGGTACTTGTTGGACGCGATACGCGCATTTCAGGTGAGATGCTCGAGTCTGCGCTCGTAGCCGGACTGCTTTCCATCGGAGCGGAAGTCATGAGGCTCGGTATCATTTCTACTCCGGGTGTCGCATATCTGACCAAGGAAATGGAAGCGGATGCCGGGGTCATGATCTCTGCTTCCCACAATCCGGTAGGGGATAATGGCATCAAGTTTTTCGGTGCGGACGGATTCAAGCTTACAGATGATCAGGAGGCGGAAATTGAAAAGCTCCTGGATATGGAGGAAGATACGCTCCCAAGACCGACAGGTGCAGATCTGGGCAATAAATCGGACTACTATGAAGGTGGCCAGAAATATGTCAGTTATCTCAAGTCGACAGTCGACGAAGATTTCGAAGGCATGAAGATTGCACTCGATGGTGCCCATGGCTCCACCTATTCCCTCGCACCATACCTGTTCGGGGATCTTGAAGCGGATACCGTCACTGTGGGTTGCAACCCGGATGGCACAAACATCAATGCAGGCGTCGGTTCCACTAACCCCGACAAGATTGTTGAACTCGTCAAGGAAGAATCCTGTGATTTCGGATTTGCCTTTGATGGGGATGGTGACAGGATCATTGCAGTGGATGAAAAAGGGAACATAGTGGACGGCGACAAGATCATGTTCATACTGGCCCAGCATATGAAGTCTGAAGGCATGCTGAAGGATGACATGGTCGTATCGACTGTCATGAGCAACCTCGGCTTCTACAAGGCACTTGAGGCGCATGGACTGAAGAGCGACAAGACGAAGGTCGGTGACCGCTATGTCGTCGAAGAGATGAGGTCAGGCGGCTACAGCCTCGGAGGAGAACAGTCCGGACACATCATCATGATGGACTATAATACGACAGGTGACGGTCTCCTGACTGGCGTCCACCTTGCATCAATCATCAAATCCTCAGGCAAGACGCTGAGTGAATTGGCAGACCAGGTGGAGACATTCCCGCAGGAACTTGTGAACATTCGTGTTTCTGATAAGTACAATGTGGTGAACAATGAACTTGTTGCAGAAAAGATCGAAGCGGTCGAAAAAGAGATGGACGGTAATGGGCGCGTGCTCGTAAGGGCTTCAGGCACAGAACCGCTCGTCCGTGTCATGGTGGAAGCGGAAACGGAAGAACTGGCAAGACAATACAGTAATGACATCGCAGAAGTCGTCCAAAAAGAGATGGGCCTCGACTAA
- a CDS encoding helix-turn-helix domain-containing protein, with the protein MIGQRIKEIRNNNNLTQEELADGIISRTYLSLIEKGSVHPSTNVLIKLSERLNCSVNDFMQEVSHFRYNDVEILREIAYYEQKMEQGDYSSLHYFIEKEYEGVEQIPAPDSGRVHLLYAKYFKHTGDRRKLTIHIDRALALLATVSINQAYIDAVILKVGLLAEEEEHEASLDLMEDTLYTILRFSDFDLGVIRIMFEIAQCYHECGEYLTSSRFVARIKKHSRMLNIDYRRDDLSLLEGKNLAMLGKVKELESVVSQSRLPLMQLLDSYAKYRNGNIRAAEEGFKNLDSDPEMIRQDKVLSNIHEELEERLGFI; encoded by the coding sequence ATGATTGGACAGCGGATCAAGGAAATACGCAATAATAACAATCTGACCCAGGAAGAACTGGCAGACGGCATCATTTCCAGGACATATTTGAGCCTGATTGAAAAGGGAAGCGTGCATCCTTCAACCAATGTATTGATAAAATTGAGCGAAAGGCTCAACTGCTCGGTCAACGATTTTATGCAGGAAGTATCCCATTTCCGGTATAATGATGTGGAGATCCTGAGGGAAATCGCCTATTATGAACAGAAGATGGAACAGGGGGACTACTCGTCTCTCCATTATTTCATAGAGAAGGAGTACGAAGGGGTAGAACAGATCCCGGCACCCGACAGCGGGCGTGTCCACCTTCTCTATGCCAAGTATTTCAAGCATACGGGGGACAGGCGAAAGCTGACGATACATATTGATCGGGCGCTTGCATTGCTCGCGACTGTATCCATCAACCAAGCGTATATCGATGCGGTCATTCTCAAAGTCGGATTATTGGCCGAAGAGGAAGAGCATGAAGCATCACTCGACCTGATGGAAGATACACTGTACACCATACTCCGTTTTTCCGATTTTGATCTTGGAGTCATCAGAATCATGTTTGAGATTGCACAGTGCTATCATGAATGTGGGGAATATCTTACATCTTCCCGTTTCGTTGCACGCATCAAAAAGCATTCCAGAATGCTGAATATCGACTACAGAAGGGACGACCTTTCTCTACTTGAAGGAAAGAACCTCGCTATGCTCGGGAAGGTCAAAGAGCTGGAATCGGTGGTGTCACAATCAAGACTTCCACTGATGCAGCTGCTGGACAGCTATGCAAAATACAGAAACGGAAATATCAGAGCAGCAGAAGAGGGTTTCAAAAATCTTGATTCCGATCCGGAGATGATCAGACAGGATAAAGTCCTTTCCAATATCCATGAAGAATTGGAAGAGAGACTGGGATTTATATGA
- a CDS encoding CdaR family protein: MLESKWGLRFVALLLALFMFLSVNDVFDEFLYSNGESPESEVIEGMPVEILYDEENHYISGAPEQVNVQLYGNTSNVRRLQTTRDFNVFLDLRNRSIGEYEEHFTVEGLPENVTAEVVPETANVNIQELVTRTFEVQAEVSESRVGPNHDLESVQIEPETVTVMGGESEMNRIQYVRATLNDNSRITEDRVEESEVSVFDTQFNKLDVRIDPTHVRVEINVEERSEEVSVNFEVNGEVEEGYSLENVSLNYDTIEVYGTEEVLAELDDINVDVDVEGLTESTTQDVEIDVPEDVDRTEPAVLQADIEVEQDNG, translated from the coding sequence TTGCTAGAAAGTAAATGGGGTTTGAGATTTGTTGCCCTGCTGCTCGCCCTGTTCATGTTCCTGTCGGTCAATGATGTTTTCGATGAATTCTTGTATTCCAACGGGGAATCACCGGAATCGGAAGTGATTGAAGGCATGCCTGTGGAAATCCTGTATGATGAGGAGAACCATTATATCTCCGGTGCTCCCGAGCAGGTCAATGTACAGCTCTATGGCAATACATCGAATGTGAGACGGCTTCAGACAACAAGGGATTTCAATGTCTTTCTCGATCTCAGAAACCGGAGTATCGGTGAATATGAAGAACATTTCACAGTTGAAGGTTTGCCTGAGAACGTGACCGCTGAAGTTGTACCAGAAACCGCCAATGTGAATATCCAGGAACTGGTGACACGGACATTTGAAGTGCAGGCGGAAGTCAGTGAAAGCCGTGTCGGACCAAATCATGATCTTGAATCTGTACAGATTGAACCCGAAACTGTTACGGTGATGGGTGGAGAAAGCGAAATGAACCGTATACAGTATGTACGGGCTACGCTGAACGATAATTCAAGAATCACCGAAGATCGCGTGGAAGAATCGGAAGTCAGTGTGTTTGATACACAGTTCAACAAGCTCGACGTCCGTATCGACCCGACACATGTACGGGTGGAAATAAACGTCGAGGAACGGAGCGAGGAAGTGTCGGTAAACTTTGAAGTGAATGGCGAGGTTGAAGAGGGCTATTCATTGGAAAATGTTTCCCTCAACTATGACACGATTGAAGTTTATGGTACGGAAGAAGTGTTGGCGGAATTGGATGATATAAACGTCGACGTGGATGTGGAGGGTCTTACGGAATCGACTACACAGGACGTGGAGATTGATGTGCCTGAAGATGTTGACAGGACAGAACCTGCGGTCCTTCAGGCGGATATAGAAGTTGAACAGGATAACGGATAA
- a CDS encoding KinB-signaling pathway activation protein: MTSKYLVRFYFRTLLLGMVITAIVSLVTEYQNVTRYLLEGQFGEFFAGLIWFLGYGLLIATVSQVAFFIYLFLHPLGMGIFRKLWPYVQLLLVMYAAFDLFYVRFYRVGAEAGQVWSYIWIPILVIVSGFIVARWKDRESPGTQLFIPALFYMIFMTSVTLIPFITVEDTSWIYRSVFTLIVCNAFQLLMLPKYIEASEKEKVERGRMTKADINEQKRTEREQEQTAQKNKEKAQGKQRNTMNYKNKTRQKDRQGK; this comes from the coding sequence ATGACATCGAAATACCTAGTCAGATTTTATTTTAGAACGCTTCTCCTTGGCATGGTGATCACGGCCATCGTCAGTCTGGTCACAGAATACCAGAATGTAACGCGTTATTTGCTTGAGGGCCAGTTTGGTGAATTCTTTGCCGGATTGATCTGGTTCCTGGGCTATGGCCTTCTGATTGCCACGGTCAGCCAGGTCGCTTTCTTCATATATCTGTTCCTCCACCCCCTTGGCATGGGCATATTCAGGAAGCTGTGGCCCTATGTGCAGTTGCTGCTTGTCATGTATGCTGCATTTGACCTGTTCTATGTCAGGTTCTACAGGGTAGGTGCTGAAGCGGGGCAGGTATGGAGCTATATATGGATACCGATCCTTGTCATCGTTTCAGGATTCATCGTGGCTAGATGGAAGGACAGGGAGTCGCCAGGGACCCAGCTTTTCATCCCGGCTCTCTTCTACATGATATTCATGACATCCGTTACACTCATTCCATTCATAACTGTAGAAGACACGTCATGGATCTATAGATCGGTCTTCACCCTAATCGTCTGCAACGCATTCCAGCTGCTGATGCTTCCGAAATATATAGAAGCATCCGAAAAAGAGAAGGTTGAACGCGGTAGAATGACAAAAGCGGATATCAATGAACAGAAGAGGACCGAGAGGGAACAGGAACAAACGGCACAGAAGAACAAGGAAAAGGCGCAGGGCAAGCAGAGAAACACAATGAATTATAAAAACAAGACACGGCAAAAAGACCGTCAGGGCAAGTGA
- a CDS encoding ArsR/SmtB family transcription factor, translated as MKKLLVIDNLAQLKSVSDPFRIQLLNMLAEKPKTGQMLADELDIPRAKIHYHLNELLKNGIIHVVKTEEKNSIIQKFYEPVAKKVVPNIDLLKYSPDEKKKDSMSYNLRMKEDDLKQFKKELKNFVKDNSVKKGTKNTKDYKVQIMPIGED; from the coding sequence ATGAAAAAATTACTGGTTATCGATAACCTGGCCCAACTGAAAAGCGTCAGTGACCCTTTTAGGATCCAGCTCCTGAACATGCTTGCCGAGAAACCGAAAACCGGCCAGATGCTTGCTGATGAGCTCGACATCCCCCGGGCCAAAATCCATTATCACCTGAACGAGCTTCTTAAGAATGGAATTATTCATGTAGTGAAGACCGAGGAGAAGAACAGCATCATCCAGAAGTTCTACGAACCTGTGGCCAAAAAGGTCGTTCCCAACATCGATCTCCTGAAATACAGCCCTGATGAAAAGAAGAAGGACAGCATGTCCTATAACTTGAGAATGAAGGAAGACGATCTCAAGCAGTTCAAAAAGGAACTGAAGAATTTTGTGAAGGACAACTCCGTGAAAAAAGGAACCAAAAATACAAAGGACTACAAGGTCCAGATCATGCCCATAGGAGAAGACTAG
- the rocF gene encoding arginase: MNHNVHIIGAATAFGQPRLGVDFGPDALRYAGLIQTLKKLGLSVTDKGNIRGNFKVEAGRHSIKNDDNLLNYDAVKDFNTVLAGSVDASVSNGHFPLVLGGDHSLSIGSLAGISRHYDNLGVIWYDAHGDLNDSRTSPSGNIHGMPLGISCGLGDAALVNLYDEGPKVKPENIVLVGMRDLDEGEKEYIRDNGILTFTMTDIRSKGIDTVMKEALDHLAGKCDGIHLSLDVDGLDPMETPGTGTPVEGGLSLSETQLAMSILNHSNQITSMDLVEVNPLLDDRNKTAEKAVEIAAFLFGKKQL, encoded by the coding sequence ATGAATCATAATGTACATATTATTGGTGCTGCAACTGCCTTTGGACAGCCTAGACTTGGAGTGGATTTTGGTCCGGATGCCCTGAGGTATGCTGGACTCATCCAGACGTTGAAGAAATTGGGCCTCTCTGTGACCGATAAGGGAAATATCAGAGGAAATTTCAAAGTCGAAGCAGGCCGCCATAGCATCAAGAATGATGATAATCTGTTGAACTATGATGCAGTAAAGGATTTCAATACTGTACTTGCCGGATCAGTGGATGCTTCCGTTTCAAATGGTCATTTCCCTCTGGTACTTGGCGGGGACCATTCCCTGTCCATCGGATCGCTTGCTGGCATCAGCAGGCACTACGACAATTTGGGAGTCATCTGGTATGATGCCCATGGAGATTTGAATGACAGCAGGACCTCTCCATCCGGAAACATTCATGGCATGCCGCTCGGCATATCATGCGGCCTCGGGGATGCTGCTCTGGTCAACCTCTATGACGAAGGCCCGAAAGTGAAGCCTGAAAATATTGTACTTGTAGGCATGCGCGACCTGGATGAGGGAGAAAAGGAATATATCCGTGATAATGGTATCCTGACCTTCACGATGACGGATATCAGATCCAAGGGGATCGACACTGTAATGAAGGAGGCACTGGACCACCTTGCTGGAAAGTGTGATGGCATCCACCTTTCACTTGATGTGGATGGTCTGGACCCGATGGAGACCCCTGGAACGGGAACGCCGGTCGAGGGCGGTCTATCGCTGTCCGAGACCCAGCTGGCGATGAGCATACTGAACCATTCCAACCAGATCACGTCAATGGACCTGGTCGAAGTGAATCCTCTTCTGGATGATAGGAATAAAACAGCTGAGAAAGCTGTGGAAATTGCCGCCTTTCTCTTCGGTAAAAAGCAGCTATAG
- a CDS encoding alpha-amylase has product MQYFEWHLPADGAHWDRLKERAQEVKDMGVDAVWLPPPTKADHPSNQGYAVYDVYDLGEFDQKGEVRTKYGTRKQLEAAIAACKEADLLVYIDLVMNHKAGGDDTETFQVIEVDPNDREKEISEPFDIEGYTQFKFPGRKKKYSDFEWNFTHFVGVDYDAKEDRTGVFKIVGEDKDWSDNVDDEHGNFDYLMYSDIDYDHPEVKEEMIEWGKWITDTLDVDGFRLDAVKHIDSKFVAEFIEAVKEHAERDIYFFGEFWNPEIEANEGFLKDVEFDIDLFDVKLHYNLFEAANEKENYDLTQVFEGTLVEENPWNTVTFVDNHDTQPGESLESFVADWFKQSAYALILLRRDGYPCVFYGDYYGIDGNYDKEGMAAAIDPLLHARHKRALGKQEDYFDHPDTIGWVRFGEEAVEGSGCAVIISNGLEEGFKKMYVGEAHSGEEWVDFTETRSDTVTIDDEGFGEFHVDSQSVSVYALPDE; this is encoded by the coding sequence ATGCAATATTTCGAATGGCATCTGCCAGCCGATGGTGCCCACTGGGACCGTTTAAAAGAGAGGGCTCAGGAAGTGAAGGACATGGGAGTCGACGCAGTTTGGCTGCCACCGCCGACCAAGGCGGACCATCCCTCCAATCAAGGGTATGCCGTATATGATGTCTATGATCTGGGAGAATTCGACCAGAAGGGGGAAGTCCGGACGAAGTACGGTACACGCAAGCAGTTGGAGGCAGCCATCGCAGCGTGCAAGGAAGCAGACCTTCTCGTCTACATCGACCTCGTCATGAACCACAAAGCAGGAGGAGACGACACGGAAACATTCCAGGTGATAGAAGTGGATCCCAATGACCGGGAAAAGGAAATATCCGAACCCTTTGATATCGAAGGATACACGCAGTTCAAATTTCCCGGACGAAAAAAGAAATACAGCGATTTCGAATGGAACTTCACTCATTTCGTCGGTGTCGACTACGATGCAAAGGAAGACCGTACCGGCGTGTTCAAGATCGTAGGGGAAGATAAGGACTGGAGCGACAATGTAGATGATGAACACGGCAATTTCGACTATTTGATGTATTCGGATATAGATTATGACCATCCGGAAGTCAAAGAAGAAATGATCGAATGGGGCAAATGGATCACCGATACATTGGATGTGGATGGCTTCAGGCTTGATGCAGTGAAACATATCGACAGCAAGTTTGTCGCCGAGTTCATCGAAGCAGTAAAGGAACATGCTGAACGGGATATATATTTCTTCGGAGAATTCTGGAACCCGGAGATCGAAGCCAATGAAGGATTTCTGAAAGATGTGGAATTCGACATCGACCTTTTTGACGTCAAGCTGCACTATAATCTCTTCGAGGCGGCAAACGAGAAGGAAAACTATGATCTGACTCAGGTTTTCGAAGGAACACTTGTCGAAGAAAACCCTTGGAATACTGTGACGTTCGTCGATAACCATGACACCCAGCCTGGTGAGTCACTCGAATCTTTTGTGGCTGACTGGTTCAAACAATCGGCCTATGCGCTGATACTGCTCAGGCGGGACGGCTATCCATGTGTATTCTATGGAGACTACTACGGGATAGACGGAAATTATGACAAAGAAGGCATGGCCGCTGCGATAGACCCGCTGCTCCATGCGAGGCACAAGCGGGCTCTCGGGAAACAGGAGGATTATTTCGATCATCCCGATACCATCGGCTGGGTCCGCTTCGGCGAAGAGGCGGTCGAAGGTTCAGGTTGTGCTGTCATCATTTCCAACGGCTTGGAAGAAGGCTTCAAAAAGATGTATGTCGGCGAAGCACACAGTGGTGAAGAATGGGTGGACTTTACCGAAACCCGTTCGGATACGGTAACCATTGATGACGAAGGCTTTGGAGAATTCCATGTCGACAGCCAAAGTGTCAGTGTCTATGCGCTTCCTGATGAATAA
- the glmS gene encoding glutamine--fructose-6-phosphate transaminase (isomerizing) — MCGIVGYIGNNDVKDILLYGLEKMEYRGYDSAGIGVRDDNEVKVFKEKGRIKDLREKVDMDFDATVGIGHTRWATHGVPNVKNAHPHQSADGRFTLVHNGVIENYEQVRQEHIPDVDLVSSTDTEIIVELISKFAHEGMTTEETFTKTLEILHGSYAIGLLDEEDPDVIYAAKNKSPLLLGKGEGFNVITSDAMAMLQQTNEFVELMDGEVVLLKKDEIIIKDKTGKEIERDSYIAEIDESDTEKGTYDHYMLKEINDQPAAMRKIIQEYQDEDENLKIDPEIIDQLKDSDRLYVIAAGTSYHAGLIGKEFFEKWAGVPTEVHVASEFVYNTPLLSEKPLFIFISQSGETADSRAVLVEIKKLGHKSLTVTNVPGSTLSREADQTLTLHAGPEIAVASTKAYTAQIAVLSILAQVAARELGKGTEINLMQELAKVTTAITAIIDDAPMIEQIVNEYLETTRNAFFIGRTMDYYVGLEGALKLKEISYIQAEGFAGGELKHGTIALIEENTPVFTLATQDKVNLNIRGNAQEVEARGAKVCMVSMEGLDQEGDTYVIPRVHEMLTPLVSVVVYQFIAYYAALHRGNDVDKPRNLAKSVTVE; from the coding sequence ATGTGTGGAATAGTAGGATATATTGGAAATAATGATGTAAAAGACATATTGCTGTATGGACTCGAGAAGATGGAGTACCGTGGCTACGACTCTGCAGGCATAGGAGTCAGAGATGACAATGAAGTGAAAGTATTCAAGGAAAAAGGCAGAATCAAGGATCTGAGGGAGAAAGTCGATATGGACTTTGATGCGACAGTGGGCATCGGCCATACAAGATGGGCGACACACGGTGTGCCGAACGTCAAGAATGCGCACCCGCACCAGAGTGCGGATGGGCGCTTCACCCTGGTCCATAACGGTGTCATCGAAAACTATGAACAGGTCAGGCAGGAACACATCCCTGATGTCGACCTCGTTTCAAGCACAGATACTGAAATCATCGTGGAGCTCATCTCCAAGTTCGCACATGAAGGCATGACTACTGAAGAGACCTTCACCAAGACATTAGAGATCCTCCATGGTTCATATGCGATCGGACTATTGGATGAAGAAGATCCGGATGTCATCTATGCAGCGAAGAACAAATCCCCGCTGCTGCTCGGTAAAGGCGAGGGCTTCAATGTCATCACTTCCGACGCCATGGCAATGCTGCAGCAGACAAATGAATTCGTCGAACTGATGGATGGCGAAGTCGTACTGCTCAAAAAGGATGAAATCATCATCAAGGATAAGACAGGCAAGGAAATCGAAAGGGACTCCTATATCGCAGAAATTGACGAAAGCGATACTGAAAAAGGCACATACGATCACTACATGCTGAAGGAGATCAACGACCAGCCGGCTGCAATGAGGAAAATCATCCAGGAATATCAGGATGAGGACGAGAATCTCAAGATCGATCCTGAAATCATCGATCAGCTGAAAGATTCAGACCGCCTCTATGTCATTGCTGCAGGTACGAGCTACCATGCCGGCCTCATCGGCAAGGAGTTCTTCGAGAAATGGGCGGGCGTGCCTACAGAAGTCCATGTCGCTTCAGAGTTCGTCTATAATACGCCACTGCTGTCAGAGAAGCCGCTCTTCATCTTTATTTCACAATCCGGCGAAACTGCAGACAGCCGTGCCGTACTGGTCGAAATCAAGAAGCTCGGACACAAGTCACTGACAGTAACGAACGTGCCAGGGTCAACCCTTTCAAGGGAAGCCGACCAGACACTCACACTGCATGCAGGGCCTGAGATTGCCGTCGCTTCAACCAAGGCCTATACAGCACAGATTGCCGTCCTCTCCATCCTGGCCCAGGTGGCGGCAAGGGAACTTGGAAAAGGTACGGAGATCAATCTGATGCAGGAACTTGCGAAAGTCACGACAGCCATCACGGCAATCATCGATGACGCGCCAATGATCGAACAGATTGTCAACGAGTACCTCGAGACGACACGCAACGCCTTCTTCATCGGAAGGACGATGGACTATTACGTCGGACTTGAAGGTGCGCTCAAGCTCAAGGAGATCTCCTATATCCAGGCAGAAGGATTCGCCGGCGGAGAGCTCAAGCACGGTACGATTGCACTGATCGAGGAGAATACACCGGTCTTTACACTCGCTACACAGGACAAGGTGAACCTGAACATCCGCGGCAATGCCCAGGAAGTCGAAGCACGCGGCGCCAAAGTATGCATGGTGTCCATGGAAGGGCTCGACCAGGAAGGCGACACATACGTCATCCCGCGCGTCCACGAGATGCTCACACCACTCGTATCCGTCGTCGTGTACCAGTTCATCGCGTACTATGCTGCACTGCACCGCGGCAACGATGTCGACAAGCCACGCAATTTGGCGAAGTCCGTAACGGTGGAATAG
- the cdaA gene encoding diadenylate cyclase CdaA codes for MQTDNFFENVTTATIIASIVDLLIVWYVIYLLITVMKGTKAIQLIKGIFLILIGRSISNFFDLTTTTQMFDTVLEWGFLAIIVIFQPELRRALEQLGRGSLFRTNGNTSSTTEEDKLREAMVKSVRYMAKRRIGALIVFEKETGLKDYIETGIPINGNITSELLINIFIPNTPLHDGAMIIQGNKIATAASYLPLSDSSKIAKNLGTRHRAAVGVSEVTDAFTVVVSEETGNISVTYASKLTKEISLEELDELLKTHWSILPPLKEGGGLFARK; via the coding sequence ATGCAGACAGACAATTTTTTTGAAAATGTCACAACGGCAACCATAATTGCAAGCATTGTCGATCTGCTGATTGTATGGTATGTAATATATCTTTTGATTACTGTAATGAAGGGAACAAAAGCCATCCAGCTGATAAAGGGGATATTCCTTATCCTCATCGGCCGGTCAATCAGTAACTTTTTCGATTTGACAACAACAACACAGATGTTCGATACTGTCCTGGAATGGGGTTTCCTTGCGATTATCGTAATCTTCCAGCCGGAGCTGAGGCGCGCACTCGAACAGCTCGGACGGGGAAGCCTGTTCCGTACGAATGGTAATACAAGTTCCACAACGGAGGAGGACAAACTGAGGGAGGCGATGGTGAAGTCGGTACGTTACATGGCCAAGCGCCGCATTGGGGCACTTATCGTGTTTGAAAAGGAGACAGGGCTGAAAGACTATATAGAGACTGGCATTCCGATCAATGGAAATATCACTTCCGAGCTGCTGATCAACATATTCATCCCGAATACACCGCTGCATGATGGTGCGATGATCATACAGGGAAATAAGATTGCCACCGCTGCAAGCTATCTTCCTCTATCAGACAGCAGCAAGATTGCCAAGAACCTCGGCACCCGGCACCGCGCAGCTGTTGGTGTGTCCGAAGTGACGGATGCATTCACGGTCGTTGTCTCCGAGGAGACAGGGAATATATCCGTCACCTATGCCAGCAAGCTGACGAAGGAAATCTCTCTTGAAGAACTTGATGAGCTGCTCAAGACACACTGGAGCATTCTCCCACCGTTGAAGGAAGGAGGCGGTCTGTTTGCTAGAAAGTAA